In Deltaproteobacteria bacterium, the following proteins share a genomic window:
- a CDS encoding response regulator: MGTSAKILVVDDDPDMRETLQMILEAGGYTVVTAENGEKCLVKLKEEQPDLLILDLLMPVMDGFEVCKALKDPRHAKYGSMPIIILSSVREDVSQRRYELETGVQLDVDDYVEKPIESATLLERVGKILKRIGKE, translated from the coding sequence ATGGGAACAAGTGCCAAGATCCTGGTCGTTGACGACGATCCTGATATGCGGGAAACCTTGCAGATGATATTGGAGGCTGGCGGCTACACGGTGGTCACGGCTGAGAACGGCGAGAAGTGCCTGGTAAAGCTGAAAGAAGAGCAACCGGATTTGCTCATCCTGGATCTCCTCATGCCCGTAATGGACGGCTTTGAAGTATGCAAAGCCCTCAAAGATCCGCGGCACGCCAAGTACGGCAGTATGCCGATCATCATCCTTAGCTCAGTGCGAGAGGACGTGAGCCAGCGCCGCTATGAACTGGAAACCGGTGTCCAGCTCGATGTTGATGATTATGTGGAAAAGCCCATCGAAAGCGCCACATTGCTCGAAAGGGTCGGGAAGATCCTTAAAAGGATTGGTAAGGAATAA
- the cdhC gene encoding CO dehydrogenase/CO-methylating acetyl-CoA synthase complex subunit beta, which yields MSKIICSAAIRGAHKIVERAQSNYQEAIDKWGPDQEIGFPNTAYYLPVIFGITAIPVKNLGDVKQVLERCRSLLPPMVDEHVWLPYLAPALEAGMAALFAEEIIEAIRYLEAPEFYTKTEDPSNGNIWLGAADDVILRKRGVEFVDGTAPGFAAILGAPPTIEIAVQLAQELQEKNLYVFMSADHQGRTMSEQLVEAGVQIGWPTRLVSFGPEYTATVFAAGFATRAAMSFGGIKPGDFRGILFYNKDRIFAFAMPLGTVTDEWYANAAGAINWGFPTIADTPIPEVLPTGICTYEHVVSNVPYDELVARAIEVRGLKVAVTKVPVPVSYGPAFEGERVRKNDLYLECGGGRTLAVEWATTKDMDEVEDGKIELFGPDVDDVREGSRLPLAIVVEFAGRKMEEDFEPILERQIHHFVNYAQGLMHIGQRDITWIRMAKAGAAKGLKIKHIGDILHAKFHQDFGAIFDKVQVKLYTEEEKVKEILEKARQVYQHRDARIEGMTDETTETYYSCTLCQSFAPNHVCIISPERTGLCGAYNWMDCKASYEINPTGPNQPVEKGETLDARLGQWKGCNDFLYMASRQALDHYNFYSIVHDPMTTCGCCECIAAILPICNGVMTVDRDYVGMTPCGMKFTTLAGTIGGGMSVPGFVGHGKYNITQKKWLVGDGGIKRLVWMPKRLKEEIAERLKKLAEEIGVPDLPDMIADETVGTSEEEILPFLEEKGHPALSMDPLLE from the coding sequence GTGTCAAAAATCATTTGTTCTGCAGCAATTCGGGGTGCCCATAAGATCGTAGAAAGGGCGCAAAGCAACTATCAAGAAGCCATCGATAAATGGGGGCCTGATCAAGAGATCGGCTTTCCCAACACGGCCTATTACCTTCCCGTTATCTTTGGCATTACAGCCATACCTGTCAAAAACCTTGGAGATGTCAAACAGGTCCTTGAGCGGTGCAGGTCATTGCTGCCCCCCATGGTTGACGAACATGTGTGGCTCCCGTATCTGGCACCCGCCTTGGAAGCTGGGATGGCTGCACTCTTTGCAGAAGAGATCATTGAGGCCATACGCTATCTTGAGGCCCCGGAGTTCTATACCAAGACGGAAGACCCTTCAAACGGAAACATCTGGTTGGGCGCAGCCGATGACGTGATATTGCGTAAACGCGGCGTGGAATTCGTTGACGGCACCGCCCCTGGCTTTGCAGCTATCCTTGGCGCCCCGCCGACCATAGAGATTGCTGTACAGCTTGCCCAGGAACTTCAGGAAAAGAACCTCTATGTCTTCATGAGTGCCGATCATCAGGGCCGCACTATGTCCGAGCAGTTGGTCGAGGCAGGGGTTCAGATCGGGTGGCCCACACGGCTTGTTTCCTTTGGGCCGGAGTATACGGCTACCGTATTTGCTGCTGGCTTTGCCACCCGGGCGGCCATGTCCTTTGGCGGAATAAAGCCAGGGGATTTTAGGGGCATTCTTTTTTACAACAAGGACCGTATCTTTGCCTTTGCCATGCCATTGGGTACAGTAACCGATGAATGGTATGCAAATGCCGCCGGTGCAATAAACTGGGGTTTTCCGACCATTGCTGACACGCCGATCCCGGAAGTACTCCCCACAGGTATCTGCACGTATGAGCACGTGGTCTCCAATGTCCCGTACGACGAATTGGTAGCCAGAGCGATTGAGGTCAGGGGGCTGAAAGTCGCCGTGACAAAGGTTCCCGTCCCGGTGTCCTACGGGCCGGCCTTTGAAGGAGAACGGGTACGTAAAAACGATCTCTATCTGGAGTGCGGCGGCGGCAGGACGCTAGCCGTGGAATGGGCTACGACCAAGGATATGGACGAGGTGGAAGACGGCAAGATCGAGCTGTTCGGCCCGGATGTGGATGATGTGCGGGAAGGGAGTAGGCTTCCTCTGGCTATCGTGGTCGAGTTTGCAGGAAGAAAAATGGAGGAAGACTTTGAGCCGATCCTGGAAAGACAGATTCACCATTTTGTAAACTACGCCCAGGGTCTTATGCACATTGGCCAGCGAGACATTACATGGATTAGGATGGCCAAGGCTGGCGCCGCAAAGGGCCTCAAGATCAAGCACATCGGAGATATCCTCCATGCCAAGTTCCATCAGGATTTTGGTGCTATCTTTGATAAGGTCCAGGTCAAACTCTATACAGAAGAAGAAAAGGTAAAAGAAATTCTGGAAAAGGCAAGGCAGGTGTACCAGCATCGAGATGCCCGGATCGAAGGGATGACTGATGAGACTACTGAGACGTATTACTCCTGCACGCTTTGCCAATCCTTTGCGCCGAATCATGTTTGCATTATCAGCCCTGAGAGGACCGGCCTTTGTGGTGCTTACAACTGGATGGACTGCAAGGCATCCTATGAGATCAATCCCACTGGGCCTAACCAGCCGGTAGAGAAGGGGGAAACTCTCGATGCAAGGCTGGGACAATGGAAAGGGTGTAACGACTTTCTGTACATGGCCTCACGCCAGGCCCTGGATCACTACAATTTTTACAGCATTGTCCATGACCCCATGACGACCTGCGGTTGCTGCGAATGCATTGCTGCTATACTTCCCATATGCAATGGCGTCATGACCGTGGATCGTGATTATGTGGGGATGACTCCCTGTGGCATGAAATTTACTACCCTTGCCGGAACCATCGGGGGCGGGATGAGCGTGCCCGGATTTGTGGGGCATGGTAAGTACAACATCACTCAGAAAAAATGGTTAGTGGGTGATGGCGGGATCAAGCGCCTGGTTTGGATGCCAAAGCGCCTTAAGGAGGAGATTGCAGAGCGCCTGAAAAAACTGGCGGAAGAGATTGGTGTCCCTGATTTGCCAGACATGATTGCCGATGAAACCGTAGGGACTTCCGAAGAGGAAATCCTCCCTTTTCTGGAGGAAAAGGGCCATCCGGCTCTATCCATGGACCCGTTACTTGAGTAG
- a CDS encoding dihydropteroate synthase produces MILIGENLNVMVKRIGQAIKERDPKPIQGLAVAEAEAGVDYIDINLGPARKGGEELMEWMVKTIQEVVDLPLYLDTTNAKAVEAGLKVYENRLGKAVINSIMCRPERMEQQIPMVTRYDAGMVALLWGPEGMPRDAAERGVLAADILQRAVEAGVAGEDIWVDPIITPVNVQQNQLLECNQFMSELAMIAEVLAPGCKSTCGLSNVSNGAPDHLRPILNRTYMIMLEKFGMKSCIVDAFDKDQHKIARGKLPEITALVHQVVDGNDPIMENLSKEAKEYVKTARVLLGHSLYTDSWLGL; encoded by the coding sequence ATGATTCTGATCGGTGAAAATCTGAATGTTATGGTCAAGAGAATCGGGCAGGCCATCAAGGAGAGGGACCCAAAGCCCATCCAAGGGCTGGCCGTGGCTGAAGCAGAAGCTGGGGTGGATTACATAGATATCAATCTGGGCCCTGCCAGAAAGGGCGGGGAGGAATTGATGGAGTGGATGGTGAAAACCATCCAGGAAGTCGTTGACCTGCCCCTATATCTCGACACCACGAATGCGAAGGCTGTTGAAGCTGGCCTCAAGGTTTATGAGAACAGACTGGGAAAGGCAGTGATAAATTCTATCATGTGTCGCCCTGAAAGGATGGAGCAACAGATCCCGATGGTTACCAGATATGATGCGGGCATGGTGGCACTGCTTTGGGGGCCCGAAGGGATGCCCAGGGACGCGGCAGAGCGCGGAGTCCTGGCTGCCGATATACTCCAGAGGGCTGTGGAGGCTGGTGTGGCAGGAGAAGATATATGGGTCGATCCGATTATAACGCCTGTCAATGTCCAGCAGAATCAACTGCTGGAATGTAATCAGTTCATGTCAGAGCTGGCTATGATAGCAGAAGTGCTGGCTCCTGGGTGCAAATCCACTTGTGGGCTGTCTAACGTCTCAAATGGCGCACCTGACCATCTTCGGCCCATCCTGAATCGGACTTATATGATCATGCTCGAAAAGTTCGGGATGAAATCATGTATCGTGGACGCCTTTGACAAGGATCAGCACAAGATCGCACGGGGCAAGCTGCCAGAAATCACAGCCTTGGTTCATCAAGTGGTTGACGGGAACGATCCGATCATGGAAAACCTCAGCAAGGAAGCTAAGGAGTATGTGAAAACCGCAAGGGTGCTTTTGGGGCATTCCCTCTATACCGATTCATGGCTGGGGTTATGA
- a CDS encoding acetyl-CoA decarbonylase/synthase complex subunit delta, whose translation MAFEIPRISYNGAIREIALGKEPGRVTVGGETCYPFYLFEGNMTHMPRIAMEVCDAPPEEWPEAALAPFADVVHDPAAWAQKCVASYGAEMVALQLVSTDPNAQNAPAEQAVETTKRVAAAIDVPLIIWGSSNLEKDTEVLKMVAEACAGEDLVLGPVEEGSYKVLGAAAIAFQHTIGASSPTDINLAKQLNILVGNLGVPDERIVVDPTVASVGYGLEYCYSVMERVRMAALTQKDERLQFPIVCNLSKEVWKIKEAKVSQQEAPLLGDPEKRGVMLEAMTAMLFLLAGGDILIMRHPHAIKLVRGFMNDLMGN comes from the coding sequence ATGGCATTTGAGATACCAAGGATATCTTACAACGGAGCCATCAGGGAAATTGCTCTGGGAAAAGAACCAGGCCGCGTGACCGTGGGCGGAGAGACCTGCTATCCATTCTACCTGTTTGAGGGAAATATGACTCATATGCCGAGGATAGCCATGGAGGTATGTGATGCACCACCTGAGGAGTGGCCCGAGGCGGCGTTGGCCCCCTTTGCTGATGTTGTCCACGACCCTGCCGCATGGGCCCAAAAATGTGTGGCATCGTACGGGGCAGAAATGGTGGCCCTGCAGCTTGTCAGCACAGATCCCAATGCCCAGAACGCACCGGCAGAGCAAGCCGTGGAAACCACCAAGAGAGTGGCGGCTGCCATAGATGTCCCTCTCATCATATGGGGCAGTAGCAACCTGGAAAAGGATACAGAGGTTCTGAAAATGGTTGCAGAGGCATGTGCCGGAGAGGATCTTGTTCTAGGCCCAGTCGAAGAAGGAAGCTACAAGGTTCTCGGCGCGGCAGCCATTGCCTTTCAGCACACTATTGGCGCCTCATCACCAACCGACATAAACCTCGCCAAACAGCTCAATATCCTGGTGGGAAACCTTGGGGTTCCTGATGAAAGGATAGTGGTGGACCCCACAGTGGCGTCAGTGGGTTACGGGTTGGAATACTGTTATTCTGTCATGGAGAGGGTGCGCATGGCTGCTCTCACACAGAAAGATGAAAGGCTCCAGTTTCCGATAGTGTGTAACCTGTCCAAAGAGGTCTGGAAGATCAAAGAGGCAAAAGTGAGCCAACAGGAGGCCCCCTTGTTGGGAGATCCTGAAAAGAGGGGTGTTATGCTTGAGGCCATGACAGCGATGTTATTCCTTCTGGCCGGCGGCGACATCCTGATCATGCGGCACCCGCATGCCATTAAGTTGGTCAGGGGTTTTATGAATGACCTGATGGGAAACTGA
- a CDS encoding methylenetetrahydrofolate reductase encodes MKSGSNLERLLESGQFAVTAEAGPPKGSSLKVIQRKGELLKFCCDALNVTDNQTAIVRMSSLGGCLLLKDLGVEPVLQMVVRDRNRLALQSDILAAAALGIRNVLCLSGDHQKFGNHPTAKGVYDIDSIQFVQMVKTMRDEHKFLNGEEISGDVPFFIGAAANPFADPFEFRVIRLAKKANAGADFIQTQGIFDMAKFIEWMKMVRDRGLDEKTHILAGLIPVKSVGMARYMRNNVAGLSVPLEIVDRMADAKNPKEEGVKICLETIEQLKEVEGVHGIHIMAVAWEDIVPRIVKEAGLMPRPVV; translated from the coding sequence ATGAAGTCAGGGAGTAATTTGGAAAGATTATTGGAAAGCGGCCAGTTTGCTGTCACTGCCGAGGCTGGGCCTCCCAAAGGGAGTTCACTGAAGGTCATCCAGAGAAAAGGGGAACTCCTCAAATTTTGCTGCGACGCCTTAAACGTAACGGACAACCAGACCGCCATTGTGCGCATGTCAAGCCTCGGCGGCTGCCTTCTATTAAAAGATCTGGGCGTGGAGCCAGTCCTGCAGATGGTGGTGAGAGATCGGAATCGTCTCGCACTGCAGAGCGACATCCTGGCCGCAGCCGCATTGGGAATTCGCAATGTGCTCTGCCTTTCCGGCGATCATCAGAAGTTTGGCAATCATCCTACGGCCAAGGGAGTGTACGACATTGATTCGATCCAGTTTGTTCAGATGGTCAAGACCATGCGGGATGAACACAAGTTCTTAAATGGTGAAGAGATCTCAGGAGATGTGCCGTTTTTCATTGGAGCGGCAGCCAATCCTTTTGCCGACCCCTTTGAATTTCGGGTCATCCGTCTGGCAAAAAAGGCGAACGCGGGAGCGGATTTTATTCAGACTCAGGGCATCTTCGACATGGCCAAATTTATTGAATGGATGAAGATGGTTAGAGACAGAGGCTTGGACGAAAAAACCCATATCCTTGCAGGGCTGATTCCGGTCAAGTCTGTTGGTATGGCTCGCTACATGCGAAACAATGTCGCCGGCTTGAGCGTGCCACTGGAGATCGTTGATCGCATGGCCGATGCTAAAAATCCCAAGGAAGAGGGGGTCAAGATTTGCCTAGAGACCATCGAGCAACTCAAAGAGGTTGAGGGGGTCCACGGCATTCATATCATGGCCGTGGCGTGGGAAGATATCGTCCCCCGCATCGTGAAGGAGGCCGGTTTAATGCCAAGGCCGGTCGTGTAG
- a CDS encoding response regulator — protein MLIRPTINVLVVENDITIIQRCRQLILDEGHRVRTAESVEEALEIIQKHPGDVDIMLLSLELAGWGGMSLINIVQKARHEILIMTMSDNCGEEAIEAMHAGAYDCIRKSFTKDRFWTKMNRAIEAFRLRRQLRVLRRQRQATLSKPGREENLLAILNSLADALVVADWQTDIVLFNEKAASLFGLKEAKTLGRPVSECIESDELLSFILRAIQSDSSLAPLMAGEEPVVKVQEKSFRVHVDPVKNGEGTVVGAVCLFHDVTGISAMDKLRADFLSMVSHELKAPLSSLLMQVSVIHDGLAGALTSKQTDLLGKAKEKTKGMITLVNDILDYRRIQEGKSIQKIESLDLTEILQRTVELMRLSAEEKGISMKSEIEEEIPSFSGDRGGIEAVFVNLISNAIKYTPKGGNVQVVLNKAGKDIRFKVADTGIGIPPEDIDRVFERFYRIKTEQTRRVTGSGLGLSIVKGILDAHNGSVHMESEVGKGTTFIVSLPVEE, from the coding sequence ATGTTGATCAGGCCGACCATAAACGTATTGGTGGTAGAAAACGATATCACCATTATACAAAGATGCCGGCAACTCATCCTGGACGAAGGCCACAGGGTCCGGACAGCCGAGTCTGTTGAAGAAGCACTGGAAATCATCCAGAAACATCCAGGAGATGTGGACATCATGCTACTTTCCCTTGAGCTTGCCGGATGGGGCGGGATGTCTCTCATCAACATCGTTCAAAAGGCCAGGCATGAAATCCTGATCATGACCATGTCTGACAACTGTGGAGAGGAAGCCATCGAGGCAATGCATGCCGGGGCCTACGACTGCATCCGCAAGAGCTTTACCAAGGACCGCTTTTGGACAAAGATGAATCGGGCCATAGAGGCCTTCAGGCTCAGGCGGCAACTGAGGGTGCTGAGACGGCAAAGGCAGGCCACCTTAAGTAAACCGGGCCGTGAAGAGAATCTTCTCGCGATCCTCAACAGCCTTGCCGACGCTCTCGTAGTGGCGGATTGGCAGACGGACATCGTACTGTTTAATGAGAAAGCCGCAAGCCTGTTTGGCTTGAAGGAGGCAAAGACGCTGGGGCGTCCCGTTTCAGAGTGCATTGAGTCGGATGAGTTGTTATCGTTTATATTGCGTGCAATTCAATCGGACAGTTCCTTGGCTCCTTTGATGGCCGGCGAAGAACCCGTGGTCAAGGTGCAAGAAAAATCGTTTCGTGTACATGTAGACCCTGTGAAGAATGGAGAAGGGACGGTAGTTGGTGCGGTATGCCTCTTTCATGACGTCACGGGGATTAGCGCAATGGATAAACTGAGGGCCGATTTTCTCTCTATGGTCTCCCACGAACTCAAGGCTCCTTTGAGCTCCCTGCTGATGCAGGTTTCTGTAATTCATGACGGACTGGCCGGGGCTCTTACTTCTAAACAGACAGATCTGCTCGGGAAGGCCAAGGAAAAGACCAAGGGAATGATTACCTTGGTCAACGACATCCTGGACTATAGGCGTATTCAGGAGGGCAAATCGATCCAGAAGATTGAAAGCCTGGACCTGACGGAGATCTTGCAGCGAACCGTTGAGCTTATGCGCCTGTCTGCTGAAGAGAAAGGCATTAGCATGAAGTCCGAAATTGAGGAAGAAATCCCATCGTTCAGTGGCGACAGGGGCGGCATAGAGGCGGTCTTTGTTAACCTTATCAGCAATGCCATCAAATACACCCCAAAGGGTGGGAATGTGCAGGTGGTCCTCAACAAGGCGGGAAAAGACATACGATTCAAGGTGGCTGACACCGGCATAGGAATTCCGCCAGAAGATATTGACCGGGTTTTTGAGAGATTCTATCGCATCAAGACGGAACAAACCAGGCGTGTAACTGGCTCAGGCCTTGGGCTGTCGATCGTCAAAGGGATTCTGGATGCCCACAACGGTTCAGTCCACATGGAAAGTGAAGTCGGAAAGGGTACGACATTTATCGTATCATTGCCGGTGGAAGAATAG
- a CDS encoding acetyl-CoA decarbonylase/synthase complex subunit gamma, with amino-acid sequence MALTGIQIYKLLPKTNCGECGVPTCLAFAMNLAAGKAELGACPYVSEETKAELADASAPPIRVVEIGTGDRKLKIGGETVLFRHEKTFLNSPGLAVLVTDEMADEEVAGRLERFRTLEYERVGLILRANLVAAKSISSDTGKFEALTARVKNETDGGIILMATNASVMEAGLKVCADRKPLIYAATRDNVDSMAGLAKEYGCPLAVKGDGIDDVSDLTTKLTEDGLKDLVIDSGARTTRKAFEDQIAIRRGAIVKKHRPLGFPTITLPCEMIDDLMQETLIAGMFVAKYGGIIVLSDLQGHSLFPLLVARMNIYTDPQRPMATSPGIYEIGGPKEDSPVLVTCNFSLTYFIVSGEIEASRIPAWLVVVDTEGLSVLTAWAAGKFVGDAVGMSIKKCGIADKVNHKKVIIPGYAAAISGDLEEELGDWEVMVGPRESAHIPAYLREWQA; translated from the coding sequence ATGGCTTTAACAGGAATTCAGATTTACAAACTTTTGCCCAAGACCAATTGCGGGGAGTGCGGGGTGCCAACCTGCCTGGCCTTTGCCATGAACCTGGCTGCGGGCAAGGCAGAGCTGGGTGCTTGCCCCTATGTTTCAGAAGAGACCAAGGCAGAACTCGCTGATGCCTCAGCACCTCCCATCAGAGTGGTGGAGATTGGAACCGGGGACAGGAAGCTGAAGATAGGCGGTGAAACCGTGCTCTTTCGTCACGAGAAGACGTTCTTGAATTCGCCTGGGCTAGCTGTCCTTGTCACGGATGAGATGGCTGACGAGGAGGTGGCTGGCCGGCTTGAACGGTTCAGGACACTGGAATACGAACGTGTGGGGCTGATCCTGAGGGCTAACCTTGTGGCTGCAAAGTCCATCTCTAGCGATACGGGAAAGTTTGAGGCCCTGACTGCGAGGGTAAAAAATGAGACAGACGGTGGCATTATCCTCATGGCCACGAATGCCAGCGTGATGGAAGCAGGGCTTAAGGTATGCGCTGATCGCAAGCCGCTCATCTATGCAGCGACCAGGGACAACGTGGACAGCATGGCCGGCCTTGCCAAAGAATATGGCTGTCCCTTGGCAGTTAAGGGAGACGGTATCGACGACGTTTCGGATTTGACCACGAAGTTGACAGAAGACGGACTCAAAGACCTGGTTATCGATTCTGGAGCACGTACTACCAGGAAGGCCTTTGAAGACCAGATAGCTATCCGCCGTGGGGCCATTGTCAAGAAACATCGTCCCCTCGGTTTTCCCACCATTACATTGCCATGCGAGATGATCGATGATCTTATGCAAGAGACCTTGATCGCCGGCATGTTTGTGGCAAAATACGGTGGAATCATTGTGCTTTCAGACCTTCAAGGTCATAGCCTCTTCCCGCTCCTCGTGGCCCGTATGAACATCTATACAGACCCGCAGCGCCCCATGGCTACATCTCCCGGTATTTACGAAATCGGAGGACCAAAGGAGGACTCGCCCGTACTGGTGACCTGCAATTTCTCGCTAACCTATTTTATTGTGTCGGGCGAGATCGAAGCGAGCCGGATTCCTGCATGGTTAGTCGTTGTAGACACAGAAGGCCTTTCAGTGCTTACGGCCTGGGCTGCCGGAAAATTCGTAGGAGATGCCGTCGGCATGTCCATAAAAAAGTGTGGCATAGCAGACAAGGTGAATCATAAAAAGGTGATCATACCAGGCTATGCAGCTGCCATCTCAGGGGACCTGGAAGAAGAATTGGGCGACTGGGAGGTCATGGTGGGGCCAAGAGAGTCGGCCCACATCCCCGCCTATCTCAGGGAGTGGCAGGCTTAG
- a CDS encoding methylenetetrahydrofolate reductase C-terminal domain-containing protein translates to MIIAEQKPFAEIQDMIAPYGKLLLVGCGTCMTFCSAGGPDEVNKLAEALYSENKDRLIEKTNIPRQCSMKFIDRLEKKIHDTEAILSMACGNGVQAVASRFPEKPVLPALNTRFIGIKEEPGVWTEMCTACGDCILWRTGGICPVTRCAKGLLNGPCGGASEGRCEVSKDRPCAWQQIYHALKRLNMLHYLKEKPQVKDWRIRPGIVIREDLREVEAT, encoded by the coding sequence ATGATCATTGCTGAACAGAAACCGTTTGCAGAAATACAGGATATGATCGCCCCATACGGCAAGCTCCTGTTAGTAGGGTGTGGTACGTGCATGACGTTCTGCTCAGCCGGCGGACCCGATGAGGTCAACAAGCTTGCTGAGGCACTCTATTCTGAAAACAAGGATAGGCTCATAGAAAAAACCAACATCCCTCGACAGTGCTCTATGAAGTTTATCGACCGTCTGGAAAAAAAGATTCATGACACAGAGGCCATTCTTTCAATGGCCTGCGGCAATGGCGTTCAGGCCGTTGCCAGTCGGTTTCCGGAAAAGCCTGTCTTGCCAGCGCTAAATACCCGTTTCATAGGCATCAAAGAAGAACCGGGCGTCTGGACTGAGATGTGCACGGCATGCGGCGACTGCATCCTGTGGAGAACCGGTGGGATCTGCCCTGTGACCCGCTGCGCCAAGGGACTCCTGAATGGGCCCTGCGGCGGCGCGTCAGAGGGAAGATGTGAAGTCTCCAAGGATCGTCCATGTGCCTGGCAGCAGATCTACCATGCTCTAAAGCGTTTGAACATGTTGCATTATCTGAAGGAAAAGCCACAGGTCAAGGACTGGCGCATTCGCCCTGGCATTGTAATTAGAGAAGATTTACGGGAGGTCGAAGCCACATAG
- a CDS encoding response regulator, translating into MAMKKVLLVDDDVDFCDATKLLLESNGYEVILAYDGKEGLEKVRTEKPDLVILDVMMPEMNGYDVCVVLKADPELKKIPVILLTGVDQEMFKTHYTQHMGLMTEADDYIAKPVESQELAERVGDWLSEN; encoded by the coding sequence GTGGCCATGAAAAAGGTGTTGTTAGTTGACGACGACGTTGATTTTTGTGACGCAACAAAGCTCCTTTTGGAGAGTAACGGCTACGAAGTTATACTGGCTTATGACGGAAAGGAGGGGCTGGAGAAGGTGCGGACCGAGAAACCCGATCTGGTCATCCTGGATGTAATGATGCCTGAAATGAACGGATACGATGTGTGCGTGGTCCTTAAGGCAGACCCGGAACTGAAGAAAATCCCGGTCATTCTGCTCACGGGCGTGGACCAGGAGATGTTCAAAACGCATTACACCCAGCACATGGGCCTTATGACCGAGGCCGATGATTACATTGCCAAACCAGTCGAATCTCAAGAGTTGGCAGAGCGAGTAGGGGACTGGCTGAGCGAGAACTAG
- a CDS encoding methylenetetrahydrofolate reductase: MNFRQALESGKFLVTAEVGPGKGTDVEHLLKNAAIIKDRMDAINVTDLQSSVMRLGSMAFCHLLTDMGVDPVFQVTCRDRNRLALQSDLLSGWVLGIRNVLSLTGDYPTLGDHPGAKPVFDLDSVSLLDVIGRLNSGYDMVGNELKGKPDFLAGAVVNPGADNEAAMDLQIMKMEKKIEAGARFFQTQGVYDLDAFEKFMKRIKGFDTKVLGGIILLKSVGMARYMNKNVAGVFVPESLIKELKGAEDKAQASMEIAVGLIKGMKDLCDGAHIMALGWESKIPLILDEAGV; encoded by the coding sequence ATGAATTTCAGACAAGCCTTAGAATCAGGGAAGTTTCTCGTGACCGCTGAGGTCGGACCTGGCAAAGGAACCGACGTGGAGCACCTGTTGAAAAATGCTGCGATTATCAAGGATCGCATGGATGCCATTAATGTCACTGACTTGCAGAGTTCGGTCATGCGTCTCGGCTCTATGGCCTTTTGTCATCTGCTGACAGATATGGGAGTCGATCCTGTTTTTCAAGTCACTTGCAGGGACCGGAATAGGCTTGCTCTGCAGTCGGACCTGCTGAGCGGCTGGGTGCTTGGGATCAGAAACGTGCTTTCGCTCACCGGGGACTATCCGACCCTGGGGGATCATCCTGGGGCAAAGCCTGTTTTTGACCTGGACTCGGTGTCACTTCTGGATGTGATAGGAAGGCTTAATTCAGGATATGACATGGTCGGTAACGAATTGAAGGGAAAGCCCGACTTTCTTGCCGGGGCAGTGGTAAACCCTGGTGCAGATAACGAGGCTGCTATGGATCTTCAAATCATGAAAATGGAGAAAAAGATCGAGGCAGGCGCCAGGTTTTTTCAGACCCAGGGCGTCTATGACTTGGACGCCTTTGAAAAATTCATGAAACGCATTAAGGGATTTGATACAAAGGTGCTGGGGGGTATTATTCTACTCAAGTCAGTCGGTATGGCCCGTTATATGAACAAGAACGTAGCCGGCGTATTCGTTCCGGAATCCCTAATCAAGGAACTAAAGGGTGCTGAGGACAAGGCCCAGGCCAGTATGGAGATAGCTGTTGGCTTGATCAAGGGGATGAAGGATCTTTGCGATGGTGCTCATATCATGGCCCTTGGCTGGGAGAGCAAGATACCACTTATTCTGGATGAAGCCGGAGTGTAG